A single window of Intrasporangium calvum DSM 43043 DNA harbors:
- a CDS encoding MMPL family transporter has translation MPAHPVPEPSRATRPAAPPTLLARLGRSTGRHPLWWVLAWVVAALVSFAVAVGGVTGESLFDRLTSGEPRVPGQSQTAREVIQQVEPSLDTVMLQVDGAPLGDPRALEAAAVATGRITQLAGVVRVRSPLLSPQGLDDPAVRPLLAGGSPDRGRFVTIVDLAGGRADSELAATRTSVEAGLATVVEALPGATGSVGSYHHVIKAITGTIESDLVRGEGIALPLTFLVMVLVFGGFIAAGMPISGAVVSIGGALLSLFAFSHALDLDATVVNIVTLLGLGLSIDYGLLTVSRFREELSVGPGGTPTREQAVVAAERTVATAGRTVLFSGVTVAIALAGLLIFEAEIMRAIGLAGVSVVLVAMVVAVTLVPALAVLGSGRLSRRASRSVEDTGAFSRLAASVQRRPFVVIVGGLVALAALASPTLDMRLTASGTELLPVSAPQRAFFDTLRSDYPALAAPEVTVVARTSDTAAVRTALEPFEAAPGVTDLTVRPLGGEHQLAAFQVEGPPTSNEAQDLVTALSQLRPGFETWVTGQASGQIDFLDSMARGAPWAIGLVVLGTFVLLFLMTGSVVIPLKALLLNVISLGAALGVVVWVFQHGNLEGLLRFTSVGAVESMVPFLVLAFGFGLSMDYELFLLSRIVEEHEAGADNDRAVALGLQRTGRIITSAALLIIIVFAGFIAGDILIIKEMGTALVAAVLIDATIVRMLLVPATMTVLGRWNWWAPGPLRRLHTRYGLRH, from the coding sequence GTGCCCGCCCATCCCGTTCCCGAGCCGTCCCGAGCCACGCGCCCAGCAGCGCCGCCGACGCTCCTCGCCCGCCTCGGCCGGTCCACCGGACGCCACCCTCTGTGGTGGGTGCTGGCCTGGGTCGTGGCCGCGCTGGTCTCCTTCGCCGTCGCGGTCGGCGGCGTCACCGGCGAGTCGCTCTTCGACCGGCTGACCTCCGGCGAGCCCCGGGTACCGGGCCAGTCACAGACTGCACGCGAGGTCATCCAGCAGGTCGAGCCGTCGTTGGACACCGTCATGCTCCAGGTCGACGGGGCACCGTTGGGCGACCCCCGGGCACTCGAGGCCGCCGCAGTCGCCACCGGCCGCATCACGCAGCTCGCCGGCGTGGTCCGGGTGAGGTCGCCGTTGCTCTCGCCCCAGGGCCTGGACGACCCAGCCGTCCGTCCGCTCCTCGCCGGTGGTTCGCCCGACCGTGGGCGCTTCGTCACGATCGTCGACCTCGCGGGGGGCCGAGCCGACTCCGAGCTGGCCGCAACCCGAACCTCGGTCGAGGCCGGGCTGGCCACCGTGGTCGAGGCACTTCCCGGCGCCACCGGATCCGTCGGGAGCTACCACCACGTGATCAAGGCGATCACCGGCACCATCGAGAGCGATCTGGTCCGGGGCGAGGGCATCGCGCTCCCCCTGACCTTCCTCGTCATGGTCCTCGTGTTCGGTGGGTTCATCGCCGCGGGCATGCCCATCTCCGGTGCGGTCGTCTCGATCGGGGGCGCCCTGCTGTCCCTCTTCGCCTTCTCGCACGCACTGGACCTCGACGCGACGGTCGTCAACATCGTCACGCTCCTCGGGCTGGGACTGTCCATCGACTACGGGCTGCTCACGGTGAGCCGGTTCAGGGAGGAGCTGTCCGTCGGACCCGGTGGCACCCCGACCCGTGAGCAGGCGGTGGTCGCGGCGGAGCGGACCGTGGCAACGGCGGGACGCACGGTGCTGTTCTCGGGCGTCACCGTCGCCATCGCCCTGGCCGGGCTGCTCATCTTCGAGGCCGAGATCATGCGGGCGATCGGTCTCGCGGGGGTCAGCGTCGTCCTCGTGGCGATGGTCGTGGCCGTCACCCTCGTTCCCGCGCTCGCGGTCCTCGGTTCCGGGCGCCTGAGCCGCCGGGCCTCCCGGTCCGTCGAGGACACCGGCGCCTTCAGCCGGCTCGCCGCCTCCGTCCAGCGCCGCCCCTTCGTCGTGATCGTGGGCGGTCTCGTCGCGCTGGCCGCGCTCGCGTCTCCCACCCTCGACATGCGGCTCACGGCCTCCGGCACCGAGCTGCTCCCGGTGTCAGCGCCGCAGCGGGCCTTCTTCGACACCCTGCGCAGCGACTACCCCGCCCTGGCCGCTCCCGAGGTGACCGTCGTTGCCCGGACCTCCGACACCGCGGCGGTACGAACCGCCCTCGAGCCGTTCGAAGCGGCCCCCGGGGTGACCGACCTCACCGTGCGCCCACTCGGGGGCGAGCACCAGCTCGCCGCCTTCCAGGTCGAGGGTCCGCCGACCTCGAACGAGGCGCAGGACCTCGTCACGGCCCTCTCGCAGCTCCGGCCCGGCTTCGAGACCTGGGTCACGGGGCAGGCCTCGGGGCAGATCGACTTTCTCGACTCGATGGCCCGTGGCGCACCGTGGGCCATCGGGCTGGTCGTGCTCGGCACCTTCGTCCTTCTCTTCCTCATGACCGGATCCGTCGTCATCCCGCTCAAGGCCCTGCTGCTCAACGTCATCTCCCTGGGCGCGGCTCTCGGCGTCGTGGTGTGGGTGTTCCAGCACGGCAACCTGGAGGGGCTGCTCCGCTTCACCTCCGTCGGGGCGGTCGAGTCGATGGTGCCGTTCCTCGTGCTCGCCTTCGGCTTCGGCCTCTCGATGGACTACGAGCTCTTCCTCCTCTCCAGGATCGTCGAGGAGCACGAGGCCGGCGCGGACAACGACCGGGCGGTCGCCCTCGGCCTCCAGCGGACCGGCCGGATCATCACGTCGGCGGCGCTCCTCATCATCATCGTCTTCGCCGGGTTCATCGCCGGGGACATCCTCATCATCAAGGAGATGGGAACCGCCCTCGTGGCCGCCGTCCTCATCGACGCGACGATCGTGCGGATGCTCCTCGTTCCCGCCACCATGACGGTGCTGGGTCGGTGGAACTGGTGGGCGCCCGGCCCGCTGCGGCGCCTGCACACCCGCTACGGCCTGCGCCACTGA
- a CDS encoding replication-associated recombination protein A, with translation MSAGGAPLAVRMRPRSLDEVRGQGSVLRPGSPLRRLIEGSGGAAGPLSAIIWGPPGTGKTTLAHLVATAADRRFVELSAVTAGVKDVRSVMESAVRERDLYGRQTVLFLDEIHRFTKAQQDALLPGVENRTVILVAATTENPSFSVIAPLLSRSVLITLGSLSDEDIRDVVRSALVDERGFAGAHLIDDDAMDHLVRTSGGDARRALTSLEAAAGVALDAEPAGRTDDTLVLIGLAHVEQAIAHAAVRYDRTGDQHYDVASALIKSMRGSDVDAALHYLARMLEAGEDPRFIARRIVIAASEDVGMADPTALQTAVAALHAVAQIGMPEARIILAQAVVHNALAPKSNAAYAAINAAIADVRAGRGGAVPAHLRGSGYAGAERLGHGDGYVYAHDEPDAVARQQYLPDDLEGSTAYYLPTDRGFEERLRARLEWLHERLGKGKRPQS, from the coding sequence ATGTCCGCAGGTGGTGCTCCCCTCGCGGTGCGCATGCGACCCCGGTCCCTCGACGAGGTCCGAGGGCAGGGCTCGGTGCTGCGTCCCGGGAGCCCGCTGCGGCGCCTGATCGAGGGCAGCGGCGGGGCAGCCGGGCCGCTCTCCGCCATCATCTGGGGTCCCCCCGGCACGGGCAAGACGACCCTGGCCCACCTGGTCGCGACCGCAGCCGACCGTCGTTTCGTCGAGCTGTCGGCGGTGACGGCGGGAGTCAAGGACGTCCGCTCCGTGATGGAGTCGGCGGTCCGTGAACGCGATCTCTACGGACGACAGACGGTGCTCTTCCTCGACGAGATCCACCGGTTCACCAAGGCTCAGCAGGACGCACTCCTGCCCGGAGTCGAGAACCGCACGGTCATCCTCGTCGCGGCGACCACGGAGAACCCCTCGTTCAGCGTCATCGCGCCCCTGCTGTCCCGGTCCGTCCTCATCACGCTGGGCTCCTTGTCCGACGAGGACATTCGGGACGTGGTCCGGTCCGCCCTCGTCGACGAGCGGGGGTTCGCCGGGGCGCACCTCATCGACGACGATGCGATGGACCACCTCGTGCGAACGTCCGGGGGTGATGCTCGTCGCGCCCTCACCTCGTTGGAGGCCGCGGCCGGCGTGGCTCTCGACGCCGAGCCTGCAGGGCGGACCGACGACACACTCGTCCTCATCGGGCTCGCCCACGTCGAGCAGGCCATCGCTCACGCGGCCGTGCGCTACGACCGGACCGGTGACCAGCACTATGACGTGGCAAGCGCCTTGATCAAGTCGATGCGTGGCAGCGACGTCGATGCCGCCCTCCACTACCTCGCACGGATGCTCGAGGCCGGGGAGGACCCGCGCTTCATCGCCCGACGGATCGTCATCGCCGCCAGCGAGGACGTCGGGATGGCGGACCCGACGGCGCTGCAGACCGCCGTTGCCGCCCTGCACGCCGTGGCCCAGATCGGGATGCCCGAGGCGCGGATCATCCTCGCGCAGGCCGTCGTCCACAACGCCCTGGCGCCGAAGTCCAACGCGGCCTACGCGGCGATCAACGCCGCGATCGCCGATGTCCGGGCCGGCCGGGGAGGGGCGGTGCCGGCGCACCTGCGCGGCAGTGGATACGCCGGGGCGGAGCGGCTCGGTCACGGGGACGGCTACGTCTACGCCCACGACGAGCCGGACGCCGTCGCCCGCCAGCAGTACCTGCCCGACGACCTGGAGGGAAGCACCGCCTACTACCTGCCGACGGATCGCGGCTTCGAGGAACGCCTGCGGGCCCGGCTCGAGTGGCTCCACGAGCGGCTCGGGAAGGGCAAGCGACCGCAGAGCTGA
- a CDS encoding ABC transporter permease, protein MSSPGATDAFAPTTVGPPGAQSVEPPPDSRVTRTGRAGRAGVVGRTGGPGVPGVPGVPGAPGRTAGTGRSPGQVAWDRLRGDRVAIACAVVILFFILVAVFAPFLTSLQSVDPLTGTQADPYTTHTELLDLNGFPTEGTSSAHWLGIEKGLGRDLFARWAYGARPSLVIGFTAAALSTALGVTFGLVAGYVGGRADRIVSWLTDFFLSLPLLLLIVAVVPIVELRFGERGSLTAEQTSTIRFWVVMAVLVTFGWMGLARLVRGEVVSLREREFVQAARAIGVPTRQILLREILPNLVGPIAVSASIAVPAYITAEATLTFLGAGLVEPTATWGRTIADAQNSFRSYPLWLWPPVLSISALVLALTLLGDAIRDAFDPTTRR, encoded by the coding sequence TTGAGCAGTCCGGGCGCCACCGACGCCTTCGCGCCGACCACGGTGGGCCCGCCCGGAGCGCAGTCCGTCGAGCCGCCGCCGGACTCCCGCGTCACCCGGACCGGTCGAGCGGGCCGAGCGGGCGTGGTCGGCCGAACCGGAGGCCCCGGCGTGCCCGGCGTGCCCGGCGTGCCCGGCGCGCCCGGCCGGACGGCTGGGACCGGCCGCTCGCCCGGTCAGGTCGCCTGGGACCGCCTACGGGGGGACAGGGTCGCGATCGCCTGCGCCGTGGTCATCCTCTTCTTCATCCTCGTGGCGGTCTTCGCCCCGTTCCTCACCAGCCTCCAGTCGGTCGACCCCCTCACCGGCACCCAGGCGGACCCGTACACCACGCACACCGAGCTGCTCGATCTCAACGGGTTTCCCACTGAGGGAACCAGCTCGGCCCACTGGCTCGGAATCGAGAAAGGCCTCGGGCGTGACCTCTTCGCCCGATGGGCCTACGGGGCCCGGCCCTCGCTCGTCATCGGGTTCACCGCGGCGGCCCTGTCGACCGCGCTCGGAGTGACGTTCGGGCTCGTCGCCGGCTACGTGGGGGGTCGCGCCGACCGGATCGTCTCGTGGTTGACCGACTTCTTCCTCAGCCTGCCCCTGTTGCTCCTCATCGTCGCCGTCGTCCCGATCGTCGAGCTCCGCTTCGGCGAACGGGGCTCGCTCACGGCCGAACAGACGTCGACGATCCGGTTCTGGGTCGTCATGGCGGTGCTCGTGACGTTCGGCTGGATGGGACTGGCCCGTCTCGTGCGGGGGGAGGTGGTCAGTCTGCGGGAGCGCGAGTTCGTCCAGGCTGCCCGCGCCATCGGGGTCCCGACCCGCCAGATCCTCCTCCGCGAGATCCTGCCCAACCTGGTCGGGCCGATCGCCGTCTCCGCGTCCATCGCGGTTCCGGCCTACATCACCGCCGAAGCCACCCTGACCTTCCTCGGTGCCGGCCTCGTGGAGCCGACCGCCACGTGGGGCCGGACCATCGCCGATGCCCAGAACTCCTTCCGGAGCTATCCCTTGTGGCTCTGGCCCCCCGTCCTCAGCATCTCCGCCCTCGTCCTGGCCCTCACCCTGCTCGGCGACGCGATCCGTGACGCCTTCGACCCGACCACGCGCCGCTAG
- a CDS encoding ABC transporter substrate-binding protein produces MRWTTVLTAAGAAVSIGLVAACGAPTPTEQTDVVQFDKSSIATATSGMLPDATGPAPDVQGAKRGGVLTVPYFSTPANFDPSDQYFNDTLAILGLTHRALTAYAVRDGQSVLVPDLATDLGQVSEDGLTWTFTLKDGITYEDGSPVTAHDVVFALKRSFDKDLAQNAPTYQREFFKGGTTYEGPYQGDPKWKGVEARNDKTLVIRLEKRFESLPYFAAYPQFSPIPQAKDKKQDYTLHPLATGPYKFKTYTPGSELVLDRNPEWKPATDPARNDYLDGYHFKFGVEDVKAQTAILASNGVDATSLNWSPIDSSLVEQIEGPKKSQFVEGPSSCVYTLNLDTRKIPLEVRKAIAVAYPYDSVRKAGGQSTHAYLPGTTFIPPQVPGWVDYQGVDGFDGTGDGNAEKARKMLADLGYGPTRPFELSYYYENDSAVAERVNQVRKQKLELAGFRVVDKGVPAKERRQLAGTIDAPVNMLQSPAGWCYDWPSADSIFPPMVSSVAVSQGATSWGNISEEKIDQEIRRIQELPIADQGPEWGTFDKWLFESYLPAIPYQYSKGNAVFGAKVRNVVNDPHHGLPIMTQIWMEP; encoded by the coding sequence ATGCGCTGGACCACCGTCCTGACCGCAGCCGGAGCCGCGGTCTCCATCGGACTCGTCGCGGCCTGTGGGGCGCCCACGCCCACCGAGCAGACCGACGTCGTCCAGTTCGACAAGTCCTCCATCGCGACCGCGACATCCGGCATGCTGCCCGATGCCACGGGCCCGGCGCCGGACGTCCAGGGCGCCAAACGGGGCGGAGTGCTCACCGTCCCCTACTTCTCCACGCCCGCCAACTTCGACCCGAGCGACCAGTACTTCAACGACACGTTGGCGATCCTCGGACTGACCCACCGGGCGCTGACGGCGTACGCCGTCCGGGACGGCCAGTCGGTCCTCGTGCCGGACCTGGCCACCGACCTCGGCCAGGTGTCCGAGGACGGCCTCACCTGGACGTTCACCCTCAAGGACGGCATCACCTACGAGGACGGCTCGCCCGTGACGGCGCACGACGTGGTCTTCGCGCTCAAGCGTTCCTTCGACAAGGACCTGGCCCAGAACGCACCGACCTACCAGCGCGAGTTCTTCAAGGGCGGCACCACCTACGAGGGCCCCTACCAGGGTGACCCGAAGTGGAAGGGGGTCGAGGCGCGGAACGACAAGACGCTCGTCATCCGGCTCGAGAAGCGCTTCGAGTCGCTCCCGTACTTCGCCGCGTACCCCCAGTTCTCGCCGATCCCGCAGGCCAAGGACAAGAAGCAGGACTACACGCTCCATCCGCTGGCGACCGGCCCGTACAAGTTCAAGACGTACACGCCCGGTTCGGAGCTCGTCCTCGACCGGAACCCCGAGTGGAAGCCGGCCACGGACCCGGCGCGCAACGACTACCTCGACGGCTACCACTTCAAGTTCGGGGTCGAGGACGTCAAGGCCCAGACCGCGATCCTCGCGAGCAACGGGGTCGACGCCACGTCGCTCAACTGGAGCCCGATCGACTCCTCGCTCGTCGAGCAGATCGAGGGCCCGAAGAAGTCCCAGTTCGTCGAAGGGCCCTCGTCGTGCGTCTACACGCTCAACCTCGACACGCGGAAGATCCCGCTCGAGGTCCGCAAGGCCATCGCGGTCGCCTACCCGTACGACTCGGTCCGCAAGGCCGGCGGTCAGTCGACGCACGCCTACCTGCCCGGGACGACCTTCATCCCGCCGCAGGTGCCCGGCTGGGTCGACTACCAGGGCGTTGACGGCTTCGACGGAACCGGGGACGGCAACGCGGAGAAGGCCAGGAAGATGCTCGCCGACCTCGGCTACGGCCCAACCCGGCCGTTCGAGCTCAGCTACTACTACGAGAACGACTCCGCGGTCGCCGAGCGGGTCAACCAGGTGCGCAAGCAGAAGCTCGAGCTCGCGGGCTTCCGGGTCGTCGACAAGGGCGTCCCGGCCAAGGAACGCCGGCAGCTGGCGGGCACCATCGACGCGCCCGTGAACATGCTGCAGAGCCCGGCCGGGTGGTGTTACGACTGGCCGTCGGCGGACTCGATCTTCCCACCGATGGTGTCCTCGGTGGCCGTCTCGCAGGGCGCCACGAGCTGGGGAAACATCTCCGAGGAGAAGATCGACCAGGAGATCCGGCGCATCCAGGAGCTGCCGATCGCCGACCAGGGCCCCGAGTGGGGCACGTTCGACAAGTGGCTCTTCGAGAGCTACCTCCCGGCCATCCCGTACCAGTACAGCAAGGGCAACGCCGTCTTCGGCGCCAAGGTCCGCAACGTCGTCAACGACCCCCACCACGGACTGCCGATCATGACCCAGATCTGGATGGAGCCGTAG